The following are from one region of the Amedibacterium intestinale genome:
- a CDS encoding flavin reductase family protein, translating to MRKNIGSVLALYPTPVCVAGTKVDGKTNWLLVAHVGILGHDRLLISCAKAHYTNKGIKESRVVSVNLIDEQLLSKANYVGSVSGKTVDKSNVFDEEIGETGVPMIKDSPLTMECIVENNYETEDFDNFILLIKNTFVKEECLDEQGKINYDKLKPVLFEMPTYQYLSTGEVLGKCLKLEK from the coding sequence ATGAGAAAAAATATTGGATCAGTGTTGGCATTGTATCCCACACCTGTTTGTGTAGCAGGTACGAAAGTAGATGGCAAAACAAATTGGCTATTGGTTGCCCATGTTGGTATATTAGGCCATGATCGTTTATTGATTAGTTGTGCAAAGGCACATTATACAAACAAAGGAATAAAAGAAAGCCGTGTGGTATCTGTGAATTTAATTGATGAACAATTGTTAAGTAAAGCCAATTATGTAGGATCAGTTAGTGGCAAAACTGTTGATAAATCAAATGTTTTTGATGAAGAAATTGGGGAAACAGGGGTTCCAATGATCAAGGATTCCCCATTAACAATGGAGTGTATTGTGGAAAACAATTATGAAACAGAAGACTTTGATAATTTCATTCTTTTAATAAAAAATACGTTTGTTAAGGAAGAATGTTTGGATGAACAAGGAAAAATTAATTATGATAAGTTAAAACCGGTATTATTTGAAATGCCGACGTATCAATATTTATCGACTGGTGAAGTACTTGGTAAATGTTTAAAACTTGAGAAATAG
- the rlmD gene encoding 23S rRNA (uracil(1939)-C(5))-methyltransferase RlmD: MKVEIKKVGINGEGIGYIDHLPVFVPKAMIGEIVDIKITEKNKRYARGEVLKIVSKNKDRMQPKCHLQHVCGGCSLMHVRYPKQLEYKREILKQSLIKYAQVDPRRISNVLPSEDIFAYRNQFKMPCGVDEGYLESGMFLPNTNYFLGIKKCIIHDKGLEEIRREIMKVLNNAHMEAYSHKTKKGLRNLIVRGFDGKYQCTLVTGENEIGASLIQKLMQIKGMYSLWQSVHTTKKTTEVFGKKVVLLAGEKYLPLQLEDIQLQISPRSFFQLNTKQAIQLYRNIAAMIPAKCNLLVEAYSGIGGISMYLKDKAKEIIGIESIKDAVVNANQNAKKNGCEDVSFLCADAADKLIYLSKKRNIDVLVVDPPRSGLDDAMLDCILRSKIKNIVYVSCNPATLGKNLAVLQNRYRVERIQPIDMFPNTSHIESICLLVRK, encoded by the coding sequence ATGAAAGTGGAAATTAAAAAAGTTGGAATCAATGGAGAAGGAATAGGATATATTGATCATCTTCCTGTTTTTGTACCCAAAGCAATGATTGGAGAAATTGTTGATATTAAGATTACAGAAAAAAATAAACGCTATGCGCGCGGGGAAGTATTAAAGATTGTATCAAAAAATAAAGATCGTATGCAGCCTAAATGTCATTTGCAGCATGTATGCGGCGGCTGTTCTCTAATGCATGTACGTTATCCAAAGCAACTGGAATATAAAAGAGAGATTTTAAAACAGTCACTTATTAAATATGCTCAGGTAGATCCTAGAAGAATCAGCAATGTTTTACCAAGTGAAGATATTTTTGCCTATCGTAATCAGTTTAAAATGCCTTGTGGTGTTGATGAAGGGTATTTAGAAAGTGGAATGTTTTTACCAAATACGAATTATTTCCTGGGAATAAAAAAATGTATCATTCATGATAAAGGGTTAGAAGAAATCCGTAGAGAGATTATGAAAGTTTTAAATAATGCACATATGGAAGCATATTCTCATAAGACAAAAAAAGGATTAAGAAATTTAATTGTACGTGGCTTTGATGGAAAATATCAATGTACCTTGGTAACAGGAGAAAATGAAATTGGTGCATCTTTAATACAGAAACTGATGCAGATCAAGGGCATGTACAGTTTATGGCAAAGTGTACATACGACAAAGAAAACAACAGAAGTGTTTGGAAAAAAAGTTGTCTTGCTTGCAGGAGAAAAATATCTTCCTTTACAGCTTGAAGATATACAGCTGCAGATTTCACCACGTTCTTTTTTCCAGTTGAATACGAAACAGGCTATACAGTTGTATCGTAATATAGCAGCTATGATTCCTGCTAAGTGCAATCTGCTGGTAGAAGCTTACAGTGGAATTGGTGGAATTTCTATGTATTTAAAAGATAAGGCTAAAGAAATTATTGGAATTGAAAGCATTAAAGATGCAGTTGTGAATGCAAATCAGAATGCAAAGAAAAATGGATGTGAAGATGTTTCTTTCCTATGTGCAGATGCAGCTGATAAACTTATATATCTTTCTAAGAAAAGAAATATTGATGTGCTGGTAGTGGATCCTCCAAGAAGTGGCTTGGATGATGCAATGCTGGATTGTATTTTAAGAAGTAAAATTAAGAACATTGTTTATGTATCTTGTAATCCAGCAACACTAGGAAAGAATTTAGCTGTTTTACAAAACCGATATCGTGTAGAACGTATTCAGCCAATAGATATGTTTCCAAATACATCTCATATCGAAAGCATTTGTCTTTTAGTTAGAAAATAA
- a CDS encoding YihY/virulence factor BrkB family protein — MKKLVYLYREFTSFEGSLFKYSLAFSLLLALAPSVLIVALLFKYAYLSEDILLNFILHFIPDNNTEMIDQIFSFFTDKDYNITSFIITMCVSFYLASKSIFSFLLISASHEHVEVPKWSIRIKSVIIFVLMAFLFIACAYIATNFFDFLPFIFSGIMLLVFYFMYRTLSFRKRDWSFGLAGAMFSTIGVLLLATLFVMIVTKFTSYQDVYGPLASLVTLLLAIYLISCIIYFGFCLNLVIEDEYGYEQHLPLKHGRFYDLAIHISHKISKLIERK; from the coding sequence ATGAAAAAACTCGTATATCTGTATCGTGAATTTACCTCGTTTGAAGGAAGCTTATTTAAGTATTCCCTTGCATTTTCTTTATTACTGGCATTAGCTCCTTCAGTTTTAATCGTGGCTTTACTGTTTAAATATGCATATCTTTCTGAAGATATATTATTAAATTTTATCTTGCATTTTATACCTGATAATAATACGGAAATGATCGATCAGATTTTCTCTTTTTTCACAGATAAAGATTATAATATTACTTCTTTTATCATTACGATGTGTGTATCGTTTTATCTAGCCAGCAAAAGTATTTTTTCCTTTCTGCTAATTAGTGCTTCTCATGAACATGTGGAAGTTCCAAAATGGTCAATACGTATAAAATCTGTTATTATTTTTGTGTTGATGGCATTTTTATTTATTGCCTGTGCTTATATCGCGACTAATTTTTTTGATTTTTTACCGTTTATTTTTTCTGGTATTATGCTGCTGGTCTTTTATTTTATGTATCGAACTTTAAGTTTTCGAAAGCGTGACTGGTCATTTGGTTTGGCAGGTGCTATGTTTTCTACCATTGGGGTATTGCTTTTGGCAACTTTATTTGTAATGATCGTTACAAAATTTACATCATATCAGGATGTTTATGGTCCTTTAGCATCTTTGGTAACTTTATTGTTGGCAATCTATTTAATATCGTGTATTATTTACTTTGGCTTTTGTTTAAATTTAGTAATTGAAGATGAATATGGATATGAACAGCATCTTCCTTTAAAACATGGAAGATTTTATGATTTAGCAATTCATATATCACATAAAATCAGTAAACTGATAGAAAGAAAATAG
- a CDS encoding DUF4358 domain-containing protein: MLKKWFCCMFAFLCLFGCDKMGSFEKGNLNVEKVIYNINKQITDKTLEMELLNEIPWEDTKIEEEYGFVVAHAKEAYVFSSVVKPQLGEIAFFQADDTVLDEVKNAISYRKENILNTWKNTIPGLEKRINASWEGKIGQYYCFVLGTDTEKVVNYLRSLK; this comes from the coding sequence ATGTTGAAAAAATGGTTTTGTTGTATGTTTGCTTTTTTATGTCTTTTTGGATGTGATAAAATGGGAAGTTTTGAAAAAGGAAATCTGAATGTAGAAAAAGTTATATATAATATAAATAAACAGATTACAGATAAAACATTAGAAATGGAATTGTTAAATGAAATTCCATGGGAAGATACGAAAATAGAAGAAGAATATGGATTTGTGGTAGCACATGCGAAAGAGGCATATGTATTTTCAAGTGTAGTAAAGCCACAACTTGGTGAAATTGCCTTTTTTCAGGCAGATGATACTGTATTAGATGAAGTAAAAAATGCAATTTCATATCGAAAAGAAAATATACTCAATACATGGAAAAATACAATACCTGGTTTAGAAAAGCGTATAAATGCTTCATGGGAAGGGAAAATAGGACAATATTATTGTTTTGTTCTTGGTACAGATACAGAAAAGGTGGTAAACTATCTTCGTAGCCTGAAATAA
- a CDS encoding Inorganic pyrophosphatase: MSAYENNAFFWQKLDTLYLSSKLVVDRPRNTCHYKYSNLIYPVDYGYLCDTTGSDQAPIDVFKGSEKSNLVQSVVVSADILKKDCEVKLLIGCSEEEELEILEFLNQTEFQKAVLIRRGSEVPYWASND; this comes from the coding sequence ATGAGCGCATATGAAAACAATGCTTTTTTCTGGCAGAAATTAGACACACTATATTTATCAAGCAAATTGGTAGTTGATAGACCACGTAATACATGTCATTACAAATACAGCAATCTGATTTATCCAGTAGATTATGGTTACTTGTGTGATACAACAGGTTCTGATCAGGCTCCTATTGATGTATTTAAAGGAAGTGAAAAATCAAATCTGGTACAATCTGTTGTTGTCAGTGCAGACATTTTAAAAAAAGATTGTGAAGTAAAACTGCTGATTGGATGCAGTGAAGAGGAAGAACTTGAAATTTTGGAATTTTTAAATCAAACAGAATTTCAAAAAGCTGTTTTGATTCGAAGAGGAAGTGAAGTCCCTTATTGGGCAAGCAATGATTAA
- a CDS encoding alpha-hydroxy-acid oxidizing protein → MKTWEDVYSEARKKCKICRCCPVCNGLACRGETPGPGGKGSGESFVRNAKMLKEIFITMDTITGNEEISTNADFFGHPVSLPVYAAPISGIKQNYGADLDDLTYTEELVAGCLEAGTLAFTGDGMHDEMFTGPTGIVKKHNGYGIPTVKPWEKEAMQWRLQMAQEANALAIASDIDASGLTNLRKSVTPVGFKTVEDLKEITSNCSLPFILKGIMSVKGALKALEAGADGIIVSNHGGRVLDDSLAGIEVLEEIVKAVDGRMKIFVDGAIRTGNDVFKALALGADGVLIGRPVSHAVIGGGREGIRIYMEKIALELKEAMAMSGCKTIKDITRDKITVKF, encoded by the coding sequence ATGAAAACATGGGAAGACGTTTATTCAGAAGCTAGAAAAAAATGTAAAATTTGTCGCTGCTGCCCTGTATGCAATGGTTTGGCATGCAGAGGGGAAACCCCAGGTCCTGGAGGAAAAGGCAGTGGGGAATCTTTTGTTAGAAATGCAAAGATGTTGAAAGAAATCTTTATTACGATGGATACAATAACAGGAAATGAAGAAATTTCTACGAATGCAGATTTTTTTGGACATCCCGTATCTTTACCGGTATATGCAGCACCAATTAGTGGAATCAAGCAAAATTATGGGGCAGATTTAGATGATTTAACTTATACAGAGGAGCTTGTTGCTGGATGTCTGGAAGCAGGTACCTTGGCTTTTACGGGGGATGGAATGCATGATGAAATGTTTACAGGACCTACTGGTATTGTAAAAAAACATAATGGATATGGTATTCCAACGGTGAAACCATGGGAGAAGGAAGCTATGCAGTGGCGTTTACAGATGGCACAGGAGGCAAATGCTTTAGCAATCGCTTCTGATATTGATGCCAGTGGATTAACGAATTTAAGAAAAAGTGTAACGCCGGTAGGTTTTAAAACAGTGGAAGATTTGAAAGAAATTACATCCAATTGTTCATTGCCTTTTATCTTAAAAGGAATCATGAGTGTGAAAGGTGCTTTAAAAGCATTGGAAGCAGGTGCAGATGGTATTATTGTTTCCAATCATGGAGGAAGAGTACTGGATGATTCTTTAGCTGGTATTGAAGTTTTGGAAGAAATTGTAAAAGCTGTGGATGGACGTATGAAAATATTTGTAGATGGGGCAATCCGTACTGGAAATGATGTGTTTAAAGCATTGGCTTTAGGTGCAGATGGTGTATTGATTGGAAGACCTGTATCGCATGCTGTAATTGGCGGAGGCAGAGAAGGTATTCGTATTTATATGGAAAAGATTGCTCTGGAATTAAAAGAGGCTATGGCAATGTCTGGATGTAAAACAATTAAGGACATTACAAGAGATAAGATTACAGTAAAATTCTAA
- a CDS encoding aldose 1-epimerase family protein, translated as MKLENERYIVTFVEKGGEIQSFTDKETGIQYMWQGDEAYWSGKNPSLFPMVGNTYTNDYTIDGKSYAMKNHGLIRYATLTCRQDDGKQVVMELNSNEDTKKQYPFDFHYEIAYELKDNKLTITYCITNTGDKEMPFSFGLHPGFNCPLCEEERFEDYTMRFSNPEKMQQLVFDVEKKEPYKLENVELQEIPCDYETFDHYKTLIYKGTKSAYLTLEGKKGHGVKISIAGYPYVALWTAKKDAPFVCLEPWYGHADFSEVKEDFYHREGTMILSPQKTFTTAYTIEVF; from the coding sequence ATGAAACTTGAAAATGAACGTTATATTGTTACCTTTGTAGAAAAAGGTGGCGAAATTCAAAGTTTTACAGACAAAGAAACAGGTATTCAGTATATGTGGCAGGGAGATGAAGCTTATTGGAGTGGAAAAAATCCTTCTTTATTTCCAATGGTAGGAAATACCTATACAAATGATTATACAATCGATGGAAAGTCTTATGCGATGAAAAATCATGGCTTGATTCGTTATGCTACATTAACATGCAGACAAGATGATGGAAAACAGGTTGTAATGGAATTAAACAGCAATGAGGATACAAAAAAACAGTATCCATTTGATTTTCATTATGAAATTGCTTATGAATTAAAGGATAATAAACTAACGATTACTTACTGCATTACAAACACTGGAGATAAAGAAATGCCATTTAGTTTTGGACTTCATCCTGGATTTAATTGCCCTTTATGTGAGGAAGAGCGTTTTGAAGATTACACAATGCGTTTTTCAAATCCGGAAAAGATGCAGCAGCTAGTATTTGATGTGGAGAAAAAAGAACCATATAAACTGGAAAATGTAGAACTTCAGGAGATTCCATGTGATTATGAAACATTTGATCACTATAAAACATTGATATATAAAGGAACAAAAAGTGCTTATTTAACTTTGGAAGGTAAAAAAGGACATGGTGTTAAAATATCAATTGCAGGATATCCGTATGTAGCACTATGGACAGCTAAGAAAGATGCACCATTTGTTTGTTTAGAGCCATGGTATGGACATGCAGATTTCTCAGAAGTAAAAGAAGATTTTTATCATCGTGAAGGAACTATGATCTTATCTCCTCAAAAAACATTTACTACAGCTTATACGATAGAAGTATTTTAA
- a CDS encoding Cof-type HAD-IIB family hydrolase produces the protein MEQIKALFFDVDSTLYTHRVHDLPASTKDLLIKAKKKGYKVGFATSRCRYETKHLPSFFREYPFDVKIYDGGSLIIEDDKIIQKFGIDSPAVEKLIAYCHKEKIPVRYSTYDKDCLAESCDASVFDKFFKLYLNYPLVKAYEQEEVFNMLAYPDKAYQVEQLKQLMQDCYIVEHSANVLEFTAKACDKGTTVAYICEKWGISLDDIVCFGDGANDVGMLTEAGLGIAMGNGNEKAKQAADRVCAHIDEDGLYNICEELKII, from the coding sequence ATGGAACAAATAAAAGCATTATTTTTTGATGTAGATTCTACATTGTATACGCATCGTGTACATGATCTTCCTGCATCGACAAAAGATCTTTTGATAAAAGCAAAGAAAAAAGGATACAAAGTTGGGTTTGCGACAAGCAGATGTCGCTATGAAACAAAACATCTGCCTTCTTTTTTTAGAGAATATCCTTTTGATGTGAAGATTTATGATGGAGGATCTTTAATTATAGAAGATGATAAAATTATTCAAAAATTTGGAATTGATTCACCTGCAGTAGAAAAACTGATTGCCTACTGTCATAAAGAAAAAATTCCTGTTCGCTATTCTACATATGACAAGGATTGTCTTGCGGAAAGCTGTGATGCATCTGTATTTGATAAATTTTTTAAACTGTATTTAAATTATCCGCTTGTAAAAGCATATGAGCAGGAGGAAGTTTTCAATATGCTGGCATATCCTGATAAAGCGTATCAGGTTGAACAGTTAAAACAATTGATGCAGGACTGTTATATTGTGGAACATAGTGCAAACGTTTTAGAATTTACTGCGAAAGCATGTGATAAAGGGACAACAGTTGCTTATATATGTGAAAAATGGGGAATCTCATTGGATGATATTGTATGTTTTGGAGATGGAGCCAATGATGTAGGTATGTTAACAGAAGCAGGACTAGGCATTGCGATGGGAAATGGAAATGAAAAAGCAAAGCAGGCTGCAGATCGCGTATGTGCGCATATTGATGAAGATGGCTTGTACAACATATGTGAAGAATTAAAAATAATATAG
- a CDS encoding DUF6431 domain-containing protein has product MITFNNFSLKYISQKSYDDYISKIELSSIKCPGCSHLGFHFHAYYKRSLLTHDGIITLKICRIICPHCHKTHAILPVSLIPYTRLLASDVIEIILDHDTDKDHSNLFLDPVYFYSIFHRYHSFLLNISYFPSITDFFVFHIHRFHRNFAQLRGFLFIPT; this is encoded by the coding sequence ATGATAACATTTAATAACTTTTCTCTCAAGTACATATCTCAAAAATCTTATGATGACTATATTTCTAAGATCGAACTTTCTTCCATCAAATGTCCAGGCTGTTCTCATCTTGGATTTCATTTTCATGCTTATTATAAAAGATCTTTGCTTACACATGATGGTATTATTACCTTAAAGATATGCAGGATTATTTGTCCTCACTGTCACAAGACTCACGCCATCCTTCCTGTTTCTTTAATTCCTTACACCAGACTCCTGGCTTCTGATGTAATAGAAATCATTCTCGATCACGATACTGATAAAGATCATTCTAACCTTTTTCTTGATCCAGTTTACTTTTACTCCATCTTTCATCGATATCATTCCTTTTTACTGAATATTTCCTATTTCCCTTCAATTACTGATTTTTTCGTCTTTCATATTCATAGATTTCATAGAAATTTTGCTCAGTTGCGCGGCTTTCTTTTCATTCCCACATAG
- a CDS encoding ISL3 family transposase: MKNDTTSASISDDYILHLFHLQKEQIDSFQVNHQDDGVHVRIKLTPKTTSCPVCGFPTSKVKSYVHKRITHSMLNTEACYIDYQARRYICPACNKTFYEDNPFTFKGMKISLLTVYNVLRDLKNPADTFKSVAQRNHISSTSAMSIFDRHVQISRRKLPEYLNIDEVYSFKSENSSYVCVLLDFNSQNVIDLLPGRKKSELINYFSFIPREERCAVKAVSIDLWETYRIVAKMMFPNAAIAADKFHLIQELNRRVDKVRLRTMNQLKNYKLMDLKNADAASIEKAERMRKQYYLYKKFNWLLFTNDPAYTDPNREKKYNKVLQGYYNYNDILHYMCLYNPELEEAMNLKDRMIYFYKNSDLDNARKDINELISAFRDCKVPEISSFANTMTRWKTEIINSFIVTNEHGRKINSGIIENRNRTIKCIKHNSNGYTNWKRFRNRVLYVLNKDTTYHLYPKEGENENEQ; encoded by the coding sequence ATGAAAAACGATACTACTTCTGCGTCCATCAGTGACGACTATATCCTTCATCTCTTTCATCTCCAGAAAGAACAGATAGATTCTTTCCAGGTAAATCATCAGGATGATGGTGTTCATGTAAGGATCAAGCTTACCCCAAAGACTACTTCATGTCCTGTCTGCGGCTTTCCCACTTCCAAGGTAAAAAGCTATGTACATAAACGCATAACACATTCCATGCTGAATACGGAAGCCTGCTATATCGATTACCAGGCCAGACGCTATATCTGCCCTGCATGTAATAAGACTTTCTATGAGGACAATCCTTTTACTTTCAAGGGAATGAAGATCTCTTTATTGACCGTATATAATGTCCTTCGAGATCTGAAAAACCCTGCCGATACATTTAAAAGCGTTGCACAGAGAAATCATATATCCTCTACTTCTGCCATGTCCATCTTTGACAGGCATGTCCAGATATCCAGAAGAAAACTTCCTGAATATCTGAATATCGACGAAGTCTACAGTTTCAAATCTGAAAACAGTTCCTATGTATGTGTCCTTCTGGATTTCAACTCCCAAAATGTCATCGATCTTCTTCCAGGCAGGAAAAAGTCCGAACTCATCAATTACTTTTCTTTCATTCCCCGAGAAGAAAGATGTGCTGTAAAGGCCGTATCTATTGATTTATGGGAAACCTACAGGATCGTCGCAAAGATGATGTTCCCCAATGCTGCCATAGCTGCGGATAAATTCCATCTCATCCAGGAACTGAACAGAAGAGTAGACAAGGTGCGTCTGCGTACGATGAATCAGTTAAAGAACTATAAGCTCATGGATCTGAAAAATGCAGATGCAGCTTCGATAGAAAAAGCTGAAAGAATGCGTAAACAGTATTACCTTTATAAAAAATTCAACTGGCTTCTCTTCACAAACGATCCTGCATATACAGATCCAAATAGAGAAAAGAAATATAATAAAGTACTTCAGGGATACTATAACTATAACGATATCCTGCATTATATGTGTTTGTATAACCCTGAACTTGAAGAAGCCATGAATCTGAAAGACAGGATGATATATTTCTATAAGAACAGTGATCTTGATAATGCAAGAAAAGATATCAATGAACTGATCAGTGCTTTCAGGGATTGTAAAGTACCTGAAATATCATCCTTTGCGAATACGATGACCAGATGGAAGACTGAAATAATAAATTCTTTTATCGTCACGAATGAACATGGAAGAAAGATAAACAGCGGGATCATAGAAAACAGAAACAGGACGATCAAATGTATCAAGCACAATTCCAATGGATATACCAATTGGAAACGATTCCGAAACAGAGTGCTTTATGTACTGAATAAAGATACCACTTATCACTTATACCCTAAGGAAGGAGAAAATGAAAATGAACAATAA
- the nagA gene encoding N-acetylglucosamine-6-phosphate deacetylase: MIIQSKRVWVCGHFMEAQLEMEDGKIKNIFSYGTKEVDKDYGDRRIVPGFIDVHTHGAYGFDTNDAEPEGLRNWMKHIPEEGVTSICPTTITQTEEVLTKAVANVAKVVEEGYEGAEIVGIHFEGPYLDMEYKGAQPEQCIVKPDVEQFKRYQKAANGLIKVITMATEQDDDFKLTKYCVENGIRVSMGHSAATFEQAAMGIAHGATGMTHIFNGMTAFHHRKPGLVGAAMRFRDVFGEVICDGNHSTPEALNDLFMAKGRDYTIMVTDALMVKGLPVGTKVLFGGNEIELYPDGSAHLTTTKGLAGSTLKVNQGLKVLVEKAMIPWDYAINSCTINPARYLGIDDRKGKLVAGYDADVVVLNDDYSVEMTYVKGKEAF, translated from the coding sequence ATGATTATTCAAAGTAAAAGAGTTTGGGTGTGTGGACATTTTATGGAAGCACAGCTTGAAATGGAAGATGGAAAAATTAAAAATATTTTTTCATATGGTACAAAAGAAGTAGATAAAGATTATGGGGATCGTCGAATCGTTCCAGGATTTATTGATGTACATACACATGGTGCATATGGTTTTGATACAAATGATGCTGAACCAGAAGGACTTCGTAACTGGATGAAGCATATTCCTGAAGAAGGTGTTACTTCTATCTGTCCTACTACAATTACACAAACAGAGGAAGTATTGACAAAAGCTGTCGCTAATGTTGCGAAAGTTGTAGAAGAAGGATATGAAGGTGCAGAAATCGTAGGTATTCATTTTGAAGGACCTTATTTAGATATGGAATATAAAGGTGCTCAGCCAGAACAGTGCATCGTAAAACCAGATGTAGAACAGTTCAAACGCTATCAAAAAGCAGCAAATGGATTGATTAAAGTTATTACGATGGCAACAGAGCAGGATGATGATTTCAAATTAACAAAATATTGCGTAGAAAATGGTATTCGTGTAAGCATGGGACATTCTGCTGCTACTTTTGAACAGGCTGCAATGGGAATTGCACATGGGGCAACAGGAATGACACATATTTTTAATGGTATGACTGCATTCCATCATCGTAAACCAGGTCTTGTAGGTGCTGCAATGCGTTTCCGCGATGTATTTGGAGAAGTCATCTGTGATGGAAACCATTCTACACCAGAAGCCTTAAATGATTTGTTTATGGCAAAAGGACGTGATTATACGATCATGGTAACAGATGCCTTGATGGTAAAAGGACTTCCTGTAGGTACAAAGGTATTGTTTGGTGGAAATGAAATTGAACTTTATCCAGATGGAAGTGCACATTTGACAACAACAAAAGGATTGGCTGGTTCTACATTAAAAGTAAACCAGGGATTAAAAGTATTGGTAGAAAAAGCAATGATTCCATGGGATTATGCAATTAACTCTTGTACAATTAATCCTGCACGTTATTTAGGAATTGATGATCGTAAAGGAAAATTAGTTGCAGGATATGATGCAGACGTTGTTGTATTAAATGATGATTATTCTGTTGAAATGACTTATGTAAAAGGAAAAGAAGCATTTTAA
- a CDS encoding FprA family A-type flavoprotein produces MKKAIQIKENIYWVGVHDFNCRKFHGELFPIEDGTTYNAYLIVDEQVTLIDTVEEEFLDIMLERIQSVIGDRPVDNIIVQHAEPDHSSGFLKTMQKYPNAVPYASNAGVKHMLEQYFKEYAYNKVKTGDTLSIGKNTLTFVEMPMIHWPDNMLTYLPESKIAFSNDAFGQHIASYKLFDDEHSLETCLDKAKDYYANIVMPYGLQVNNKLKQILDMNLEFDMIAPAHGVIWRSYISELLEAYKQFANFSSKDKVVIVYESVWKHTQMMAEALAEGIGRSGVEVKVFKNSETSTSLIMKEILDAKAVLAGSGNYNNCMAPGMASFLEKLASCKIKGKKALGFGSYGWANVVTKEINARLEKAGFAPVVDESVTVNFTPSHDDLNALEELGEKIADAVKNM; encoded by the coding sequence ATGAAAAAGGCTATACAAATCAAAGAAAATATATATTGGGTAGGTGTACATGATTTTAACTGCCGAAAATTTCATGGAGAATTATTCCCTATTGAAGATGGGACTACATATAATGCATATCTAATCGTAGATGAGCAAGTTACATTAATTGATACTGTTGAAGAAGAATTTTTAGATATTATGCTGGAACGTATTCAATCTGTTATTGGAGATCGTCCTGTTGACAATATTATTGTTCAGCATGCGGAACCTGATCATTCCAGCGGTTTCTTAAAAACGATGCAGAAATATCCTAACGCTGTTCCTTATGCCAGCAATGCCGGTGTAAAACACATGCTGGAACAGTATTTTAAAGAATATGCATATAATAAAGTTAAAACCGGTGATACATTATCTATCGGAAAGAATACATTAACATTTGTGGAAATGCCTATGATTCACTGGCCAGATAATATGTTAACCTATCTTCCAGAATCTAAGATTGCATTTTCAAACGATGCATTTGGTCAGCATATTGCCAGCTACAAGTTATTTGATGATGAACATAGTTTAGAAACATGTCTGGACAAAGCGAAAGATTATTATGCAAATATCGTTATGCCATATGGATTGCAGGTAAATAATAAATTAAAACAAATTTTAGATATGAATCTTGAATTTGATATGATTGCTCCAGCACATGGTGTTATTTGGAGAAGTTATATTTCAGAATTGCTGGAAGCATATAAACAATTCGCAAATTTCTCTTCAAAAGATAAAGTGGTAATCGTTTATGAAAGTGTATGGAAACACACACAGATGATGGCAGAAGCATTGGCAGAAGGAATTGGAAGAAGCGGTGTTGAAGTTAAAGTATTTAAAAATTCAGAAACTTCTACATCTCTAATTATGAAAGAAATACTGGATGCAAAAGCAGTTCTTGCCGGAAGTGGAAATTATAATAACTGCATGGCTCCAGGCATGGCAAGTTTCCTTGAAAAACTGGCAAGCTGTAAAATCAAAGGAAAGAAAGCTTTAGGATTTGGTTCTTATGGATGGGCTAATGTAGTCACAAAGGAAATCAATGCTCGTTTAGAAAAAGCAGGTTTTGCTCCTGTAGTTGATGAAAGTGTTACAGTAAACTTCACACCAAGCCATGATGATTTGAATGCATTAGAAGAACTTGGTGAAAAAATCGCTGACGCAGTAAAAAACATGTAA